Genomic DNA from alpha proteobacterium U9-1i:
GACCACAAGCTGACCCGGCTCGATGCTGTACTGATCGGTGGTCAGGGGCCGGCCGTCGATGGTGATGCTTTGCAGCTCCAGCCGTTCGCCGCTGAGCACGAGCGGGCAGGGCGCCTCCACCGTCCGCCGCACTTGGCTGCACGCGGCGACCAAAGTCGCGTCCGGCTCGAGTGCAAACACGAGCGCCACATCGTCGATCACATAGTCCGGTGGGTGATACTCGGAGAGGCGGATGGTCTTGGCTTCGGCGTCGCGCATTGTGGGCTCCCGGAGAGCCCCTCACATGACGCGCCAAAGCCTCAAAATCAATGCGCGTTACTCAGCCGCGACGCTGCTCGCATCGGTGCGCGGCGACGTCTCGTGATAGATAGCTGCGAGCACCATTTCCGCCTGTTGCGCCAGATCCATCAGCTGTGCAGGCGTTTCATGCGAGTAATCTTGCGTGAACTGAATGAGTTCGCGCGAAACCCGCATCAAACGCAGCGCATTGGCGACGATCCGCGCTTGGCGCTCGATGTGCTGCGGGTCGCGGTCATACTCGGCCATCGGCACGCGCCAGCCGCCCCAGTCTTTCTCGTCCGTCACCACCACAGGGTATGTGCCTGGATAGGGGTGGCGTTGCGCGCCGGCATCGGGGCTCAAGCGGTTCACCGCGCGCAGCACGCGCCAGTTCTCAGTCTCTAGGAGGTCCGGCTTTGCCGGCTCGCGATCCTCGGCGGCCAGTTCGTGGGCCTGGAAGTCGCGGCCGAGGCCGACGTCATAGCTGACGCGCAACGGCTCTTCGACACCTTTGACCCATTGCGGATTGACGTGCTCGATCATGGCCCACGTCGCCACGGGTTTGACGTAAACCCGCTGACCTTTGTGAAAGACAGCCTTAGCCATAGGGGACGCTCCGCCCGAAATCCAAGCGGTCGAACCTAATGCATCTCAATTGAGGCTTCGTGAACCGACGTTGACGCCAAGGCGCCCTTTCACACCGGTGCGCGCTCTTGTTAAGGTCGCTTCAACCAAGAAAGCCGGCTGATGTCGGGAGGATAGTGTGAATTTCGATTTTTCCGATGATCAAAAATCGCTGAAAGACCAAGCGAGAAAGTTTCTGTCCGAGAAAGCCGGCGCCAAGGTGACGCGCGGCGTCTTGGATAACGCTGCGGTATCTTTTGACGAAACGCTTTGGCGATCCGTCGCAGAGATGGGCTGGCTGGGTGCGGCCATTCCAGAGGAACATGGCGGCCTTGGCCTCGGCCGGCTTGAATTGTGTGTGCTGGCCGAGGAG
This window encodes:
- a CDS encoding hypothetical protein (FIG00483637), with translation MAKAVFHKGQRVYVKPVATWAMIEHVNPQWVKGVEEPLRVSYDVGLGRDFQAHELAAEDREPAKPDLLETENWRVLRAVNRLSPDAGAQRHPYPGTYPVVVTDEKDWGGWRVPMAEYDRDPQHIERQARIVANALRLMRVSRELIQFTQDYSHETPAQLMDLAQQAEMVLAAIYHETSPRTDASSVAAE